The following are from one region of the Silene latifolia isolate original U9 population chromosome 9, ASM4854445v1, whole genome shotgun sequence genome:
- the LOC141601566 gene encoding uncharacterized protein LOC141601566, whose amino-acid sequence MGDINFSTSGIEKLNSGNYSTWSTRMQFYPLRQDFWSIVGGGETAKPSRGEELKKWKVKAGKAMYVLTATVGDDMLYRIKDVETPKAAWDTLKELFSKKNYAQLQLLENELMSVRKNTMSVNEWFTKVKTLCEQITKLDPENPITDTRIRRIIIFGLRPGFSTLIATIRGWATQPTLIEFKNMLANQEALDKQMSGASIKEEEKALFGNKKSYQGGDKRNSGSSSQGGSNRKPGGFRKGQGRGGFQ is encoded by the coding sequence ATGGGAGATATCAACTTTTCAACTAGTGGTATTGAGAAGTTAAACAGTGGAAATTACAGTACGTGGAGCACACGTATGCAATTCTATCCGTTGCGACAAGATTTTTGGAGCATCGTTGGCGGTGGTGAAACCGCCAAGCCATCTAGAGGAGAAGAACTAAAGAAGTGGAAGGTCAAAGCCGGAAAGGCTATGTATGTATTAACAGCAACCGTCGGGGATGATATGCTGTACCGCATCAAAGATGTAGAAACACCAAAAGCGGCATGGGACACTTTAAAAGAGTTGTTCTCAAAGAAGAATTATGCTCAGCTCCAATTGCTCGAGAATGAGCTAATGTCGGTTCGAAAAAATACCATGTCGGTAAATGAATGGTTTACCAAAGTCAAAACTTTGTGTGAGCAAATCACAAAGTTGGATCCTGAAAATCCAATCACGGATACCAGGATTCGAAGAATTATTATCTTCGGTTTAAGGCCAGGTTTCAGTACTCTTATCGCAACAATTCGAGGTTGGGCTACACAACCAACTCTTATTGAGTTTAAAAATATGTTAGCCAACCAAGAAGCTCTAGATAAGCAAATGTCTGGAGCATCCATcaaggaagaagaaaaggctCTATTTGGTAATAAAAAGTCATACCAAGGAGGTGACAAGAGAAATTCTGGGTCGAGTTCGCAAGGCGGTTCAAATAGAAAGCCAGGAGGATTCAGAAAAGGCCAAGGAAGAGGAGGCTTCCAATAA